In one window of Hyla sarda isolate aHylSar1 chromosome 1, aHylSar1.hap1, whole genome shotgun sequence DNA:
- the LOC130301433 gene encoding uncharacterized protein LOC130301433, with protein MANEQTVKDMESINAQPMDSNSMQSMVDLSVRNAMASIPEIVAQSMALFMSHDKYQQPPKAGPSTPSDHFWSAEDSTSNLARGWGKSGKATHKRPMPTTGPSKSYKKPKVVKDQVPSSAVTKSRHTDAKKSHPIPSTREEKHDNRVKRVSRREKPDSYNTSPDQSSSEEGEISEYASDSEYEDISDNEEPTMAIEDPKAVIMDSAGIPYFDPSLLKHPRSGEWDPHPQVTQFLTLWVRKPIDRATRNRLRAECPRPNIPKKLSITPEIDPPLIKYLNKSGKNPKKGIDRSFKTIQDRFLDLLGPLTKILDLTEEASSSGNPVNLEVLKGWAQRALCIFGGINTTICTERKRSILLKLDPQLINLATTEPESSTEGLLFGDTFIKEINKYVALFSSLDKAQTSLKKVFQPRVLPRAGKRRGNFPSRQSQERQYTRAPQRTDRFQNPTSTYQSSPFFPTRGRPWRARGHRGYPRSRPNAV; from the exons ATGGCCAATGAACAAACTGTTAAAGACATGGAGTCCATTAATGCCCAACCTATGGATAGCAACTCCATGCAGTCTATGGTGGACTTATCAGTCCGGAATGCAATGGCCAGTATACCAGAGATTGTGGCCCAATCCATGGCTCTATTCATGTCCCATGATAAGTATCAGCAACCCCCCAAGGCTGGTCCTTCTACCCCGTCGGATCATTTTTGGTCCGCGGAGGACTCTACTTCAAATTTAGCCAGGGGATGGGGAAAGTCTGGGAAGGCCACCCATAAACGGCCTATGCCTACTACCGGTCCTTCAAAATCCTATAAAAAACCTAAAGTGGTTAAGGACCAGGTTCCATCTTCTGCTGTTACCAAAAGCAGACATACTGATGCTAAAAAATCGCATCCCATACCCTCCACCCGGGAGGAGAAACATGATAACCGGGTTAAAAGAGTATCCCGGAGAGAAAAACCGGACTCTTATAACACCTCCCCTGACCAATCCTCATCTGAGGAAGGTGAGATCTCGGAATATGCCTCAGACTCTGAATATGAGGACATCTCTGATAATGAAGAGCCTACTATGGCTATTGAGGACCCTAAGGCAGTCATTATGGACAGTGCGGGAATCCCGTATTTTGACCCAAGCCTACTTAAACATCCACGTTCTGGAGAATGGGATCCTCATCCTCAGGTGACCCAATTTTTAACTCTATGGGTCAGAAAACCTATAGATAGAGCCACTCGCAACAGGTTGCGAGCAGAATGCCCTAGACCTAATATTCCAAAGAAACTATCCATTACCCCAGAGATAGACCCTCCATTGATTAAATACCTAAACAAATcagggaaaaatcccaaaaaaggTATAGATCGCTCTTTCAAGACAATCCAGGACAGATTTTTAGACCTTCTGGGTCCCTTAACAAAAATTTTGGACCTCACTGAGGAGGCTAGTTCCTCTGGCAACCCAGTGAACTTAGAAGTCCTTAAAGGATGGGCTCAAAGGGCCCTGTGTATATTTGGTGGCATTAATACTACCATCTGCACTGAACGTAAAAGGTCCATTCTATTAAAATTGGATCCTCAGTTGATTAACCTAGCTACAACTGAACCTGAATCCTCCACCGAGGGCCTTCTCTTTGGAGACACGTTTATTaaagagataaataaatatgtagcATTATTTTCATCTCTTGATAAGGCCCAAACATCCCTTAAGAAGGTTTTTCAACCTCGGGTTTTACCCAGGGCTGGGAAAAGAAGGGGCAATTTTCCCAGCCGCCAGTCTCAAGAGAGACAATATACACGTGCCCCCCAAAGAACAGACAGATTCCAGAACCCTACCTCCACCTATCAATCCAGTCCATTCTTTCCAACAAGAGGAAGACCGTGGAGAGCCAGAGGACATCGCGGATATCCCAGATCTCGACCCAACGCTG TGTAA